From Verrucomicrobiia bacterium, one genomic window encodes:
- a CDS encoding outer membrane beta-barrel protein: MRRHKRTIIARRKKQARAILLCLMGGASAARAQSMLAPVAPSYSTTPPAVLDTEFGESGTVKTWLDNALPSPADLFNWGPVVLHPHVDYSVTYGSGLESQPGDQNTSVIQRFTPGVLFNIGTHWTLDYAPTFVFYSNSQLRDAVNQSVTLNWGTSFDDWRLNLSQSYQSSSDPLVQTGTQTATENYNTILDASYAFNSKMSVDLNFNQSVNSADQFSSSTTWNTLDYLNYQFWPRLTAGVGLGVGYDSVSNGPNMSHETAQVRVDWRVANKLSLNVHGGGEDRQFIHSDEGNLISPTYGAAIVYTPLDFTAINLSLDRNVSPAITTGAQASDATTLSLSLNQRLLKRLQLSVIGTYIRSEYINSVSGPLALNFPLSAAVFNQSRTDTYYSLNTQLSLTLLRRVVLSGTYQYSENMSTVAGFGFSSSQVGIDISYRY, translated from the coding sequence GTGAGACGACATAAGCGGACTATCATTGCCAGGCGAAAAAAACAGGCGCGAGCGATTTTGCTTTGCCTGATGGGTGGCGCGTCCGCCGCGAGGGCGCAATCCATGTTGGCCCCGGTCGCGCCGTCTTATTCCACCACCCCTCCGGCGGTTCTGGACACAGAATTCGGAGAATCGGGCACGGTCAAAACCTGGTTGGACAATGCGCTTCCCAGTCCCGCGGATCTTTTTAATTGGGGGCCCGTAGTTTTGCATCCGCACGTGGATTATTCAGTCACCTACGGCAGCGGACTGGAATCCCAACCGGGCGACCAGAACACGAGCGTGATTCAGCGATTCACACCGGGCGTATTGTTTAATATAGGAACCCACTGGACATTGGATTACGCGCCGACCTTCGTTTTTTATTCAAACAGCCAGTTACGTGATGCCGTAAATCAGTCGGTGACTCTGAATTGGGGGACATCATTCGACGACTGGAGATTGAATTTGTCTCAAAGCTATCAAAGTTCTTCCGACCCGCTGGTGCAAACCGGCACGCAAACCGCTACCGAAAATTATAACACGATCCTGGATGCCTCGTACGCTTTCAATAGCAAGATGTCGGTTGACTTGAATTTTAATCAATCCGTCAATTCCGCCGATCAGTTTTCGAGTTCGACCACTTGGAATACACTGGACTATCTCAATTACCAATTCTGGCCGCGCCTGACGGCGGGTGTAGGATTGGGTGTCGGTTATGATAGTGTCAGCAATGGCCCCAACATGTCGCATGAGACGGCCCAGGTCCGGGTGGATTGGCGGGTGGCCAATAAATTGAGTCTCAACGTGCATGGCGGCGGTGAAGACCGGCAGTTTATCCATAGCGACGAAGGAAACTTGATCAGCCCGACCTACGGCGCGGCCATTGTCTATACCCCCCTGGATTTTACGGCCATCAATTTGTCGCTGGATCGCAATGTTTCGCCCGCCATCACGACGGGTGCGCAAGCTTCGGATGCGACTACTCTTTCCCTTAGCTTGAACCAGCGATTGTTAAAACGCTTGCAGCTTTCGGTAATAGGAACTTACATTCGATCAGAATACATCAACTCTGTAAGCGGACCACTGGCGCTGAATTTTCCGCTATCAGCGGCGGTGTTCAATCAAAGCCGCACCGACACGTATTATTCATTGAATACGCAACTCAGCCTCACGCTTTTACGGCGGGTGGTGTTGTCCGGCACCTACCAATATAGCGAAAACATGTCCACGGTCGCCGGCTTCGGCTTTTCGAGCAGCCAGGTTGGAATTGACATCAGTTATAGATACTGA
- a CDS encoding DUF1919 domain-containing protein: MRISPGSLRRFIARKWTRRQMRGINFTVVSNNCWGAHIYQQLDRPYATPFVGLFLMPDCYLRLLSDFRNHLAKPITWKAASKYDELNRMRSEKGLSYPIGDLGADIEIHFLHYTNADEALVKWNRRRERMTVNDNELLIKFCDRDGCTPAQMAKFDALNFSKKVCFTSRPYPQIKCGVWVREEKGPTVADGLVLSRMSYKYFDAVKCIRTGDGRVFGMPVLRCM, from the coding sequence ATGCGCATCAGCCCCGGAAGCCTGCGGAGATTCATCGCCCGAAAATGGACGCGCCGGCAGATGCGTGGAATCAACTTCACGGTGGTCTCGAATAATTGCTGGGGCGCGCATATTTATCAGCAACTCGACCGGCCTTACGCGACGCCGTTCGTGGGCTTGTTCCTGATGCCGGATTGTTATTTGCGATTGCTATCCGATTTTCGAAATCATCTCGCCAAACCAATCACGTGGAAGGCGGCGTCGAAATATGATGAGTTGAATCGGATGCGAAGTGAGAAGGGTTTGAGTTATCCGATCGGTGATTTGGGCGCGGACATCGAGATTCATTTTCTACATTACACGAACGCGGACGAGGCGTTGGTGAAATGGAATCGCCGCCGGGAGCGCATGACGGTGAATGATAATGAACTGTTGATCAAGTTTTGCGATCGCGATGGTTGCACGCCGGCGCAGATGGCGAAATTCGACGCGCTGAATTTCTCCAAAAAAGTTTGTTTCACCAGCCGTCCTTATCCGCAAATCAAATGCGGCGTGTGGGTGCGGGAAGAAAAAGGGCCGACCGTGGCGGACGGGCTGGTGCTCTCGCGGATGTCGTATAAATATTTTGACGCGGTAAAATGTATCCGCACGGGAGACGGGCGGGTGTTTGGAATGCCGGTGTTGCGGTGCATGTGA
- a CDS encoding SIS domain-containing protein, which translates to MKQWIDGYITSQKAAHDSIPMDAVAQLIETLRIALAEDRQIFVFGNGGSAANAAHFATDLGKGASDKVGKKRFRVISLSDNVSWTTALANDYAYEDIFAGQLQNYGRPGDLAMGISVSGNSPNCVKALTWAKRNGLKTVALVGGKRGGMAEVADHALVINDTHYGRVEDAQMCICHLLCYAFIEHPEWAKV; encoded by the coding sequence ATGAAGCAGTGGATTGACGGTTACATCACGTCTCAAAAAGCCGCGCACGATTCCATTCCGATGGATGCCGTCGCGCAACTCATCGAGACGTTGCGCATCGCGCTCGCGGAAGACCGGCAAATTTTTGTTTTTGGCAACGGCGGCAGCGCGGCCAACGCGGCGCATTTCGCGACTGACCTGGGCAAAGGCGCTTCGGACAAAGTCGGCAAGAAACGATTTCGCGTCATCTCGCTTTCCGACAATGTGAGTTGGACGACGGCGTTGGCAAATGATTACGCATACGAAGATATTTTCGCCGGGCAGTTGCAAAATTACGGGCGTCCGGGCGACCTGGCGATGGGCATCAGCGTGAGCGGCAATTCGCCGAACTGTGTAAAGGCGCTGACCTGGGCGAAAAGGAACGGTTTGAAAACGGTGGCGCTGGTCGGCGGCAAACGCGGGGGAATGGCCGAAGTGGCCGACCACGCACTGGTGATCAATGACACGCACTATGGGCGGGTCGAGGACGCGCAAATGTGCATCTGCCATTTATTGTGCTATGCGTTCATCGAGCATCCCGAATGGGCCAAAGTCTAA
- a CDS encoding tetratricopeptide repeat protein, with translation MKKLSRFIVPCLLLFVLAAAGCSKRSREAKFLQRADKYFAAGDYDSAELEYINALRINHQSARAYGRLGIISFEQGRLQRSYSLLLKACQLETNNIDFRLELGLFDLSAGRREKAREEAMFVLSHRPDDPQAPGLLADAAETSRQMDQVKAFLQKLNVPPARSAPIETAIGEMDLRERNQTEALAALQRAKTADPKYEPMYDALANYYWSEKDLKRADEAFKASIETAPPRSVRRLKYAQFKIQNGDIPGARLILEESIKKAPDYMPAMTTLAGVDVAEKKFDSANEWLGKVLARDPDNYEALLMSGRLGLMVNEPDKAVAQFEKMARAYPKTPQVMYQLGLAYNAAGDTTKAFATLNQIVNQNTNFYQAILALAQMKVAKGDLNSAVVSLQQILQQKPKMPEAQLMLADTYRLQGDLEASAKVYRQVEQEFPDNAQTPVLLGVVLMRQQKWPEARQEFNRSLALAPDYFSALEGLTDLDLQERKFSDARDRVEREMQKNPKDPQPTLLLAKINVLDNKVPEAVAALQKAIDAHPEFLQGSFTLAEVYADSGQNQKAMDTIRGIVSKHPDQIGSWLLLGMIGDKIKDYKVSVEGYQKVIELDPKRSVALNNLAVLYSEHGELDKGYDMARRARELLPYEGSTADTLGWIVYKKGDYAQAATLLRESVTQQPNAPDVQLHFGLASYMTGDEENARPALQYAVKVLTQAKLQIEGQDVAQQRLATLAIDPRTAGPEAKAALEKQVAAQPDDPVALNKLAFMYVRDGAADKAVSAYESVLKANPKNVPAMVQLSRLYAAQPNQTDKALALAKEAYKQSPTMSGVAQTFGHMSLVSGDYKLALNLLTDADRQKPGDPDLLYDLAQAAYGEGRVVDAQSYLQTALQSGSNFARAAEAKHFLDLVMLSSDPARATAGASTVDETLKSNPKSGPALMAMGLIDEQKSDFSGAIENYDKVLDLYPDFSPARRRLAILYANQPGVDDKKGYDVAVKAYLAYPDDADVSRALGILLYRQGEFTKSSQRLKDVLAKKNNDALVNYYLGMDQYQLKQRAESKKNLQRAVELKLPEKQAAEAQRVLVELK, from the coding sequence ATGAAAAAATTATCCCGATTCATTGTTCCATGCCTGTTGCTGTTCGTGCTGGCGGCGGCGGGTTGCTCCAAAAGGTCGCGCGAAGCGAAGTTTCTCCAGCGTGCGGACAAATATTTTGCCGCGGGTGATTACGACAGCGCGGAACTGGAGTACATCAACGCCCTGCGGATCAATCATCAATCCGCCCGGGCTTACGGGCGGCTGGGCATCATCTCGTTCGAGCAGGGCCGCTTGCAGCGGAGCTATTCGCTTTTGCTCAAGGCCTGCCAGTTGGAGACGAACAACATTGATTTCCGCCTGGAACTGGGATTGTTCGATCTTTCAGCCGGGCGGCGTGAGAAAGCCCGTGAAGAAGCGATGTTCGTGTTGAGTCATCGCCCGGATGATCCGCAAGCGCCGGGTTTGCTCGCCGATGCGGCCGAGACGTCTCGACAGATGGACCAGGTAAAGGCTTTTCTGCAAAAGCTAAACGTGCCGCCGGCCAGAAGCGCCCCGATCGAGACGGCCATCGGTGAAATGGATTTGCGCGAGCGCAATCAGACCGAGGCGCTGGCCGCGCTCCAAAGGGCCAAGACTGCCGATCCAAAATACGAGCCGATGTACGATGCGCTGGCGAACTATTATTGGTCGGAGAAAGATCTCAAACGCGCTGATGAGGCCTTCAAGGCGAGCATTGAAACCGCGCCGCCGCGGTCCGTGCGCCGGTTGAAATACGCGCAGTTCAAGATTCAGAACGGCGATATTCCCGGTGCACGGCTGATACTGGAAGAGAGCATCAAGAAAGCGCCGGATTATATGCCGGCCATGACGACCCTCGCGGGCGTGGACGTGGCGGAGAAAAAATTCGATTCCGCCAACGAATGGCTCGGCAAGGTGTTGGCGCGCGATCCGGACAATTACGAAGCGCTGCTCATGAGTGGCCGCCTGGGGTTGATGGTCAACGAACCGGACAAAGCGGTGGCGCAGTTTGAAAAAATGGCGCGCGCTTATCCGAAAACACCGCAGGTCATGTATCAGCTTGGCCTCGCGTACAATGCCGCCGGTGATACGACCAAAGCGTTCGCCACGCTGAACCAGATCGTCAATCAAAACACCAATTTTTACCAGGCCATCCTCGCGCTCGCGCAAATGAAAGTGGCCAAGGGTGATTTGAATTCCGCCGTCGTCTCGCTGCAACAAATCCTTCAGCAAAAACCAAAGATGCCGGAAGCCCAGCTCATGCTGGCTGATACTTACCGTTTGCAAGGCGATCTCGAAGCCTCGGCAAAAGTCTATCGCCAGGTGGAGCAGGAATTTCCGGACAACGCGCAGACGCCCGTGCTGCTGGGCGTGGTCCTGATGCGGCAGCAGAAATGGCCGGAAGCGCGCCAGGAATTCAACCGGTCGCTTGCCCTCGCGCCGGATTATTTTTCGGCGCTGGAAGGGCTGACCGATCTCGACCTCCAGGAACGAAAATTCTCTGACGCGCGGGACCGGGTAGAGCGGGAGATGCAGAAGAACCCGAAAGATCCGCAGCCCACTTTGCTGCTGGCGAAAATCAATGTGCTCGACAACAAAGTGCCCGAAGCCGTGGCCGCCCTGCAAAAGGCGATTGATGCGCATCCTGAATTCCTCCAGGGCTCGTTCACGCTGGCGGAAGTGTACGCGGATTCCGGACAGAACCAGAAGGCGATGGATACCATCCGCGGAATTGTGTCCAAGCATCCCGATCAGATCGGTTCGTGGCTGTTACTGGGCATGATCGGCGACAAAATCAAGGACTACAAAGTGTCCGTGGAAGGATACCAAAAAGTCATCGAACTGGATCCCAAACGCAGCGTGGCCCTTAACAACCTGGCCGTGCTTTATTCTGAGCATGGCGAATTGGACAAGGGCTATGACATGGCCCGCCGCGCCCGCGAATTGCTGCCGTATGAAGGTTCCACGGCCGACACTCTGGGCTGGATCGTTTACAAAAAAGGTGATTACGCGCAGGCGGCGACACTGCTGCGCGAAAGTGTCACGCAACAGCCCAACGCCCCGGATGTGCAACTCCATTTCGGCTTGGCGAGCTACATGACTGGTGATGAAGAAAACGCGCGCCCCGCTTTGCAATACGCCGTGAAAGTTCTGACCCAGGCGAAGCTGCAGATCGAAGGCCAGGACGTCGCCCAACAACGGCTGGCGACGCTGGCGATTGACCCGCGAACCGCCGGGCCCGAGGCAAAAGCGGCCTTGGAAAAACAAGTGGCCGCGCAACCGGACGACCCGGTGGCGTTAAACAAGCTGGCGTTCATGTACGTTCGTGATGGCGCCGCGGACAAGGCTGTCAGCGCATACGAATCAGTCCTCAAGGCGAACCCAAAAAATGTGCCGGCAATGGTCCAGTTGAGCCGTCTCTACGCCGCGCAGCCTAACCAGACAGACAAGGCTCTGGCGCTCGCCAAGGAAGCTTACAAACAGTCGCCCACGATGTCCGGCGTCGCGCAAACCTTCGGTCACATGTCATTGGTTTCGGGCGATTACAAACTCGCATTGAACTTGTTGACGGACGCCGACCGCCAGAAACCGGGCGATCCGGATTTGCTTTACGACCTCGCGCAGGCGGCGTACGGCGAAGGCCGCGTGGTGGACGCGCAATCGTATTTGCAGACGGCGTTACAGAGCGGTTCCAATTTTGCGCGCGCTGCGGAAGCAAAACATTTTCTTGATTTGGTGATGCTTTCGTCTGACCCCGCACGAGCCACGGCGGGCGCGTCCACGGTGGATGAGACTTTGAAGAGCAATCCCAAGAGCGGTCCGGCCTTGATGGCGATGGGCCTGATTGATGAACAGAAATCCGATTTCAGCGGCGCGATCGAGAATTATGACAAGGTGCTGGATCTTTATCCCGATTTTTCGCCGGCGCGGCGGCGGCTGGCGATCCTTTACGCGAACCAGCCCGGCGTGGATGACAAAAAGGGTTATGACGTGGCGGTGAAAGCGTATCTCGCGTATCCCGACGATGCGGATGTCTCGCGGGCGCTGGGGATTTTATTGTATCGCCAGGGTGAGTTCACGAAATCTTCGCAACGGCTTAAGGACGTGCTGGCGAAGAAAAATAATGACGCGCTGGTGAATTATTATCTCGGCATGGACCAGTATCAACTCAAGCAGCGCGCGGAGAGCAAAAAGAATTTGCAGCGAGCGGTGGAATTGAAACTGCCCGAGAAACAGGCCGCGGAAGCCCAGCGCGTGCTGGTGGAATTGAAGTGA
- a CDS encoding exosortase/archaeosortase family protein: MHTEKITRLEEKSNPAPMASGVMGNPPFAQERGYLPALLIVLACFAIPLWRLVMFALHDDLYSYVLLLPFVSWYLVRTKPPQALAASKPLRPLGVILILAGAAVGVGYLMKGAGFTTAYAEDYLFVNILAFYLCFLGVNFLFLGRATLRALAFPVGMLAFMIPMSLAMRTSLETFLQYGSAYCADGMFRLAGTTFFREGLLFHLPRINILVAPECSGIHASWILLITSLLAGYLFLDTMWRRTLLAVLVLPLALVRNGFRVFTLGELSIHISPAVMDSPIHHQGGPLFFGIFIVPFFLLLIWLRRSERPRAKTETQKN, from the coding sequence ATGCACACAGAAAAAATAACTCGCCTGGAGGAGAAGTCGAATCCGGCGCCGATGGCATCCGGAGTGATGGGAAATCCGCCGTTCGCTCAGGAGCGCGGATATTTGCCGGCGCTGTTGATAGTGCTGGCCTGTTTTGCCATTCCCTTGTGGCGGTTGGTGATGTTCGCGTTGCACGACGATTTATATTCGTACGTTTTGCTGTTGCCGTTCGTGAGCTGGTATCTGGTGCGCACCAAGCCACCGCAAGCGCTGGCGGCGTCAAAACCATTGCGGCCGCTCGGCGTGATTTTAATATTAGCGGGCGCGGCGGTGGGAGTGGGTTACCTGATGAAGGGCGCCGGTTTCACGACGGCGTACGCGGAAGATTATTTGTTCGTGAACATCCTGGCGTTCTATCTGTGCTTTCTGGGCGTGAATTTTCTGTTCCTCGGGCGGGCGACTTTGCGCGCACTGGCTTTTCCCGTGGGGATGCTGGCGTTCATGATTCCAATGTCGCTGGCGATGCGCACCAGTTTGGAGACTTTCCTGCAATACGGCTCGGCTTACTGCGCTGATGGGATGTTCCGGCTGGCGGGCACCACGTTTTTTCGCGAGGGGCTGCTTTTTCATCTGCCGAGAATCAATATCCTGGTCGCGCCGGAATGCAGCGGCATTCATGCGAGCTGGATTTTGCTGATCACCAGCTTGCTGGCGGGTTATCTGTTTCTGGACACGATGTGGCGGCGAACGCTGTTGGCGGTATTGGTGTTGCCGCTGGCGCTGGTGAGAAATGGCTTCCGCGTTTTCACCTTGGGAGAACTTAGCATCCACATCAGTCCGGCGGTGATGGACTCGCCCATCCACCATCAGGGCGGGCCCCTATTTTTTGGAATCTTCATAGTGCCATTTTTTCTATTGCTGATATGGCTCAGGCGTTCGGAGCGTCCGCGCGCAAAAACCGAAACGCAAAAAAATTGA
- a CDS encoding nucleotide sugar dehydrogenase, giving the protein MKICVVGLGYVGLPLSLQFARSGVAVLGLDIDQAKVEAINSGRSYIKHIASETIAEMVKGEHFAASTNFARVKEANAVIICVPTPLNKNREPDISFILETGKSIAPHLANGTLVVLESTTYPGTTDEDLREVLEEGSGLKAGTDFHLAFSPEREDPGNAASKVQMIPKVIGGYTPQCLERAKELYGKAIQTLVPVSSCRVAEATKLLENIFRSVNIALVNELKLVYGAMGIDVWEVINAAKTKPFGFMPFYPGPGLGGHCIPIDPFYLTWKAREYGQNTRFIELAGEINTSMPQYVINRTAEALNSQRKPVNGSCVLIVGLAYKPNVDDDRESPSYVLMDLLGERGADVSYYDPYVAVIPKTREHPHWAGTRSVAWNKETISSFDAVIIATHHQAINYQELADWAQCIVDTRNAMTAVQAKPGQVWKA; this is encoded by the coding sequence ATGAAAATCTGCGTTGTCGGGCTTGGCTACGTGGGGCTTCCGTTGTCCCTGCAATTCGCCCGCTCAGGTGTGGCGGTCCTCGGGTTGGACATTGACCAGGCAAAAGTTGAAGCGATCAACTCCGGGCGGAGTTACATTAAACACATCGCGTCCGAAACCATCGCCGAAATGGTGAAGGGCGAACACTTCGCCGCCTCAACGAATTTTGCGCGCGTCAAGGAAGCCAATGCGGTCATCATCTGCGTGCCCACGCCGCTGAACAAAAATCGCGAGCCGGACATTTCCTTTATTTTAGAGACGGGCAAATCCATTGCGCCGCATTTGGCAAACGGCACGCTCGTGGTGCTGGAATCCACGACTTACCCAGGTACGACCGATGAGGATTTGCGCGAAGTGCTCGAAGAAGGTTCGGGCCTGAAGGCGGGCACGGATTTTCATCTGGCATTTTCGCCCGAACGCGAAGATCCGGGCAATGCGGCGAGCAAGGTACAAATGATTCCCAAGGTCATTGGCGGTTACACGCCGCAATGTTTGGAGCGCGCGAAGGAACTTTATGGCAAGGCGATCCAGACGCTCGTGCCGGTTTCGTCCTGCCGCGTGGCCGAGGCGACCAAGCTGCTCGAAAATATTTTTCGCAGCGTGAACATCGCCTTGGTCAACGAACTCAAACTCGTTTACGGTGCGATGGGCATTGACGTTTGGGAAGTCATCAACGCCGCGAAAACCAAGCCGTTTGGTTTCATGCCGTTTTATCCCGGACCGGGATTGGGCGGGCATTGCATTCCGATTGATCCGTTTTATTTGACGTGGAAGGCGCGCGAGTACGGGCAGAACACGCGGTTCATCGAATTAGCTGGTGAGATCAATACCTCCATGCCACAGTACGTCATCAACCGCACCGCTGAAGCGCTGAATTCCCAGCGCAAACCGGTCAATGGCAGTTGCGTGTTGATTGTGGGCCTCGCGTATAAACCGAACGTGGACGATGACCGTGAATCGCCAAGTTACGTGTTGATGGATCTGTTGGGTGAACGCGGCGCGGATGTATCGTATTACGATCCTTATGTCGCCGTGATTCCAAAGACACGCGAGCATCCGCATTGGGCGGGGACGCGTTCGGTGGCGTGGAACAAAGAGACGATTTCAAGCTTTGACGCGGTGATTATTGCCACGCATCATCAGGCGATCAATTACCAGGAACTAGCGGATTGGGCGCAGTGCATCGTGGACACACGCAACGCCATGACGGCGGTGCAAGCGAAACCAGGACAGGTTTGGAAGGCATAG
- a CDS encoding glycosyltransferase family 4 protein, whose product MMTEHVVDYDQTPFQVRFPWERFGKGVRMAGKKFAAMDRHCRECAEMMNAGGFDVLLATNCWYFAVPPISRHVRIPKVLYHQEPQRWLYEARPTLPWMAPSAVDHRVWPPKKLRRLITDYGSVVSNRIAVREELESVRAFDVVLANSSFSRESMIRSYGIEPRLCYLGVDSEMFKPTGVKRENYVVGLGAFQWHKGIDTAIQSIGAVAAEIRPKLVWIGNMAEASYVGEMTQLAKKLAVEFEPRQLINDDALVDTLNRAAAMIYTSRLEPFGFAPLEANACGTPVVAIAEGGVRETVQDGINGLLVADREVKALGAAVERLLRDGELARKLGEAGRRLVSEKWTWDASTNHLEEILREVQAGRN is encoded by the coding sequence ATGATGACGGAGCATGTGGTGGATTATGATCAGACGCCGTTTCAAGTGAGGTTTCCGTGGGAGCGATTTGGCAAGGGGGTTCGGATGGCGGGCAAGAAATTCGCGGCGATGGATCGGCATTGCCGGGAGTGCGCGGAGATGATGAATGCGGGTGGGTTCGATGTTTTGCTGGCGACCAATTGCTGGTATTTCGCGGTGCCGCCGATTTCACGGCACGTTCGGATTCCGAAAGTATTGTATCATCAGGAACCGCAACGGTGGTTGTATGAGGCACGACCCACGCTGCCGTGGATGGCGCCATCGGCGGTTGATCATCGGGTGTGGCCGCCGAAAAAATTGCGGCGATTGATTACGGACTACGGCAGCGTGGTCAGTAACCGGATTGCGGTGCGGGAGGAGTTGGAGAGTGTCCGGGCTTTTGACGTGGTGCTGGCGAATTCGTCGTTCAGCCGGGAGAGCATGATCCGCAGTTACGGAATCGAACCGCGATTGTGTTATCTGGGCGTGGATAGCGAGATGTTCAAGCCGACCGGGGTTAAACGAGAAAATTATGTCGTGGGCCTGGGCGCGTTTCAATGGCACAAGGGAATTGATACGGCGATCCAATCCATCGGAGCGGTGGCGGCGGAAATTCGGCCAAAGCTGGTGTGGATCGGGAATATGGCGGAGGCATCGTACGTGGGTGAGATGACACAACTGGCGAAGAAGCTGGCGGTGGAATTTGAGCCGCGGCAGTTGATCAATGACGACGCGCTGGTGGATACGCTCAATCGCGCGGCAGCGATGATTTATACGTCGCGGCTGGAACCGTTTGGGTTCGCGCCGTTGGAGGCGAACGCTTGCGGCACGCCGGTGGTGGCGATCGCGGAAGGCGGCGTGCGCGAGACGGTGCAGGATGGAATCAATGGTTTGCTGGTGGCGGATCGAGAGGTCAAAGCGCTCGGCGCGGCGGTGGAGCGGTTGTTGAGAGACGGGGAATTGGCGCGAAAACTCGGCGAGGCGGGGCGGCGGTTGGTGAGTGAGAAATGGACGTGGGACGCTTCGACGAATCATTTGGAAGAAATTTTGCGTGAGGTTCAAGCGGGGCGGAATTGA
- a CDS encoding glycosyltransferase, whose product MSCPKISVMVPAYRPNEAYLRETLESVLQQDAVEEMQIEVVDDCSPEVDVAGMVRAIAGDRVGISRTAKNSGLAGCWNECIARARGEWVHILHQDDFVLPEFYGTLTEAAQVHPEVNLLATRSFYVTPEGVIQDVTPRVKNLEQGSRVVDDFFYATPIQCPGIMVKASFYKSHGGFRTDLPYTLDSEMWTRVIGTAGGFLSSKVLSCYRISGENQTARLARTADNLHDLERLHQIFARLYPTFDPDRGRKHISSMALREAERFASIGLPDVAKAQLDYWKRNAPLSHRVSHGIRGLARRFSK is encoded by the coding sequence ATGAGTTGCCCCAAAATCAGTGTGATGGTGCCGGCGTATCGCCCAAACGAGGCGTATTTGCGGGAGACGTTAGAGTCTGTGTTGCAACAAGATGCGGTGGAAGAAATGCAGATTGAAGTGGTGGATGATTGTTCGCCGGAGGTGGATGTGGCGGGAATGGTGCGCGCGATTGCGGGCGATCGGGTGGGAATTTCGCGGACGGCGAAGAATTCTGGACTGGCTGGTTGTTGGAATGAGTGCATCGCGAGGGCGCGCGGCGAGTGGGTACATATTCTTCATCAGGATGATTTCGTGCTGCCGGAATTTTATGGGACGTTGACTGAGGCGGCGCAGGTTCATCCCGAAGTTAATTTGTTAGCGACGCGATCATTTTATGTCACGCCGGAAGGAGTGATTCAGGATGTGACACCGCGGGTGAAAAATTTGGAACAAGGCAGCCGGGTGGTGGATGATTTTTTTTATGCGACGCCGATTCAATGTCCGGGCATTATGGTGAAGGCATCTTTTTATAAATCGCACGGCGGCTTCCGAACCGACTTGCCTTATACTTTGGATAGCGAGATGTGGACGCGAGTGATCGGCACGGCAGGTGGTTTTTTGAGTTCAAAAGTTTTATCATGCTATCGCATCTCTGGCGAGAACCAGACCGCGCGCCTGGCAAGGACGGCGGACAACTTGCATGACCTTGAACGCTTGCACCAAATTTTCGCAAGGCTTTATCCCACGTTCGACCCGGACCGGGGAAGGAAACATATTTCCAGCATGGCGCTGCGGGAAGCGGAGCGTTTTGCCAGCATTGGCCTGCCGGATGTGGCGAAGGCGCAATTAGATTATTGGAAAAGAAATGCTCCGCTTTCGCATCGGGTGAGTCACGGCATAAGAGGGCTTGCTCGCCGGTTCTCAAAATAA